The proteins below are encoded in one region of Scyliorhinus torazame isolate Kashiwa2021f chromosome 16, sScyTor2.1, whole genome shotgun sequence:
- the LOC140392700 gene encoding large ribosomal subunit protein bL20m-like, protein MSAGPAPSAPGGVRARGRAEAGLLRRRWGESTLLPRSLMVFLSLSRWIRSRGPDRYWRHQEVLQHARHFRGRKNRCYSLAVRAVRRAFFYSTKAKKLKKRNMRMLWISRIAAGSREHGLKYPALISNLIKCQVELNRKVLADLAIYEPKTFKSLAALAKRRREEGFSNALGDGSEPTGIFSRIVHSD, encoded by the exons ATGAGTGCAGGCCCCGCCCCCTCAGCACCCGGGGGAGTCAGAGCGAGGGGCAGGGCCGAGGCTGGGCttctgaggaggaggtggggggagagtaCACTCCTACCCAGGAGCCTGATGGTTTTCCTGTCGCTGTCCCGCTGGATCCGGAGCCGAGGCCCCGACCGCTACTGGCGGCACCAGGAGGTTCTTCAACACGCGCGG CATTTCCGAGGCAGGAAGAACCGATGTTACAGCCTGGCTGTGCGGGCCGTGCGGAGAGCCTTCTTCTACTCCACCAAGGCCAAGAAGCTCAAGAAGCGGAACATGAGGATG CTTTGGATAAGCAGGATTGCAGCAGGCTCGCGTGAGCATGGATTGAAATACCCCGCGTTGATCAGTAACCTGATTAAG TGCCAAGTGGAGCTGAACAGGAAGGTCCTCGCGGATCTGGCCATATACGAACCGAAGACGTTCAAGTCCCTGGCAGCACTGGCTAAGCGAAGGAGAGAAGAGGGCTTCAGCAATGCACTGGGTGATGGCAGTGAACCCACCGGCATATTTTCACGCATCGTGCATTCTGACTAA